One genomic region from Acidobacteriota bacterium encodes:
- a CDS encoding polysaccharide biosynthesis C-terminal domain-containing protein, with protein sequence MTSHRKYLRRGAFTLGAVTAGGYLTDYAFNLGLTRFLSAHEYGDFRVAYAFAFFCGLAVLLGGDRAAPMVLAPALERREGLRVWMYLRFYLRNALILAAGIAAVTWTLALLHVGSADPENHHPMAWVVIAIPLNAAAAMVSRTLQSARRPAWAALPWRIGLPVLQLALFGLWIIGWGALHIEAAVILSIFATAWIALAQWLWVRRLGLVEIGPATEIRQSRQWLAQSLPMMGSFLVALALNQSDLYFLEVLGEENEVGHYAAATTAAHLLILVQTTIVGLIAPLAKPAMEEGPQASQAIFRQGQGWMLRLLIPFALLLALAAGPVLGLFGAEYRDAEAALVLLVVGTFGWALAALPSLWLQYEGRAGTVLAISASTLLADSILNLLLIPRFGMNGAAVGTAVTLTLAGGALLILQRRSHSAHLGNSASR encoded by the coding sequence ATGACCTCTCACCGCAAATATCTACGGCGCGGCGCTTTCACCCTCGGGGCGGTGACCGCTGGAGGCTACCTGACGGACTATGCCTTCAATCTGGGGTTGACCCGCTTTCTGTCGGCCCACGAGTACGGGGACTTCCGGGTGGCCTATGCCTTCGCCTTTTTCTGTGGCCTGGCCGTCCTCCTCGGCGGCGACCGAGCGGCGCCGATGGTACTAGCGCCTGCCCTGGAGCGCCGGGAAGGCCTTCGGGTCTGGATGTACCTGCGGTTTTATCTCCGCAACGCCTTGATCCTTGCCGCCGGGATCGCCGCCGTGACCTGGACTCTCGCTCTCCTGCACGTCGGCTCAGCCGACCCCGAAAACCACCATCCGATGGCCTGGGTGGTGATCGCGATTCCGCTGAACGCGGCGGCGGCGATGGTGAGCCGCACGCTGCAGTCGGCACGGCGGCCGGCCTGGGCGGCTCTGCCCTGGCGGATCGGTTTGCCGGTTCTGCAGCTTGCGTTGTTCGGGCTGTGGATCATCGGGTGGGGAGCGCTCCATATCGAGGCGGCGGTGATCCTATCGATCTTTGCCACCGCTTGGATCGCCTTGGCGCAATGGCTATGGGTGCGGCGCCTCGGCTTGGTCGAGATCGGGCCGGCGACAGAGATTCGCCAGTCTCGCCAATGGCTGGCTCAGTCGTTGCCGATGATGGGCTCGTTCTTGGTGGCCTTGGCGCTCAACCAGTCGGACCTTTATTTTCTCGAGGTGCTGGGCGAGGAGAATGAGGTGGGCCACTACGCGGCGGCGACGACCGCCGCCCATCTGCTGATTCTGGTACAGACCACGATCGTCGGGCTGATCGCGCCCCTCGCCAAACCGGCGATGGAGGAGGGGCCGCAAGCCTCGCAGGCGATCTTCCGGCAGGGCCAAGGGTGGATGCTGCGGTTGTTGATTCCCTTCGCCCTTCTTCTGGCGCTGGCCGCCGGACCCGTCCTCGGCCTGTTCGGCGCCGAGTATCGCGATGCCGAAGCTGCGCTGGTGCTCCTGGTCGTTGGCACCTTCGGATGGGCCCTTGCCGCCTTGCCGAGCCTCTGGTTGCAGTACGAAGGCCGTGCGGGCACCGTGTTGGCGATCTCCGCTTCGACCCTGCTGGCCGACTCGATCCTCAATCTGCTTCTGATTCCACGCTTTGGCATGAACGGCGCCGCGGTCGGAACGGCCGTGACCTTGACCCTCGCCGGTGGCGCTCTGCTGATCCTGCAGCGCAGGAGCCATTCGGCCCACCTGGGGAACTCTGCCAGCCGCTGA
- a CDS encoding redoxin domain-containing protein translates to MTKSFRTFFCCLLMMLTGISTAYAGEGHGLEERTGERALCPVCRVHEGETKEEVVVAVALFEGQEFGLCSETCRETFLEAPASYLPPVFPRPAPKFVVLGLDGAEVPSETYRGKVMLLDFWATWCPPCVRDLPSLTRLHERYEDDGLVVVSISIDEGENADRKVARMIKRRRARHPVFLDAALDSAWAAYQVRVVPTQYLVDAEGQIVAQWSGKVDLEVVEAEIARLLAADTG, encoded by the coding sequence ATGACCAAGAGCTTCCGCACTTTTTTCTGTTGCCTTCTGATGATGCTGACCGGAATCTCGACAGCCTATGCGGGTGAAGGGCATGGGCTCGAGGAACGGACCGGTGAGCGTGCGCTGTGCCCGGTCTGTCGCGTGCACGAAGGGGAAACGAAGGAGGAGGTGGTGGTCGCGGTGGCGCTGTTCGAGGGCCAGGAATTCGGGCTTTGCTCGGAAACGTGCCGCGAAACCTTCCTCGAAGCCCCCGCCAGCTATCTGCCGCCGGTCTTCCCGCGGCCGGCGCCGAAGTTTGTGGTGCTGGGGCTCGACGGTGCGGAGGTTCCCTCGGAGACATACCGCGGCAAGGTGATGCTTCTCGATTTCTGGGCAACCTGGTGTCCGCCCTGCGTCAGGGATCTGCCGAGTCTGACGCGGCTGCACGAGCGCTACGAGGACGATGGCTTGGTCGTCGTGAGTATCTCGATCGACGAAGGCGAGAACGCCGACCGCAAGGTCGCGCGCATGATCAAGCGGCGCAGGGCGCGGCATCCGGTTTTCCTCGACGCCGCCCTCGATTCCGCCTGGGCCGCCTACCAGGTGCGGGTAGTGCCGACCCAGTACCTGGTCGATGCCGAAGGCCAGATCGTGGCCCAGTGGTCGGGCAAGGTCGACCTTGAGGTCGTCGAAGCGGAGATCGCCCGCCTGCTCGCCGCCGACACCGGCTAG